Sequence from the Dehalococcoidia bacterium genome:
TGTATATCGGCAAACAGAACTTCAATACGGCGTTGGCCATCATGGGAAAACAGGCGCAGGCTTCGGCCGGATTGGCAGCCCATGTGTGGGCGCATATGATGCGGAGCGAGCCGGATGAGTTCAATCTGATCCGGTCTGGGAGAGAGGGGGGCACGAAGGGTGCCTTGGCAGCGAACAAAGAGCGATGGAAAGATAGTTCGCTGGTGAAGCCGAAGGAGTAATGTTATGGCCATAAAGAAGCAGGAAAGCTACCAAATTGCGGATGCAAAGTTCTTCCAGAAGTCGGAGAAACCTTATTGTATTTATGAAGTCGATAGGGAGAAGGGGATTGCTACTATCACCTTCAATAAGCCGGAGAAGCTGAATGCGGCAACCCCGGGCGATCTTTTGGAGTTGAGAGACCGGGTGATTGATGCCGAAGAGGATACCGACGTCAAGGTTGTGGTTTTCAAAGGAAGCGGAAAGTGTTTTTCCACCGGAATAGATCTGGATTGGATAAAACAGGCCTACAATGAAAAAGGCAAGGAGAGGAGACCGAGCCAGAGATATCGGCATGCCCGTGCGGATAAACTCTACGGATTGAGGGGATTTTACCAGGTGGTGATGACCTGCCTCAAAGCCACGGTTGCTCAGGTTCACGGGCAGTGCTACGGCACAGGGTTCCAGCTTGCTGCCGTGTGCGATATCACTATCGCCAGCGATGACGCTGAATTCACTGATCCCACTTATCGCTATATCGGGGCCTCACCGGTAGACATGGTCCTCCTCTTCCACACCATCGGGCTGAAGAGAACCAAAGAGATGATGCTCACCGGAAGGCCAATCGGCGCCAAAGAGGCCGTCGAAGCTGGGTTGATCAACCGCGCGGTTCCAAAGGCCAAGCTGGATGAAGAGGTTCAGAAGGTCGTAGACATGATCTGTAGACAGCCTTATGATGCGATTGTGACCGGAAAGGCTTGCTTCGAAACAGCTATGGATATTTCCGGCGTGGCTGCAGGCATTTATGCCGGCGTAGAGGAACAGACCTGGCAGACCAATATCCAATTCCAGCCCGGCGACTTCAATTTGCTCAAATCCTTAAAGGCAAAAGGGACTTCGGGCGCTATTGAAGAAGAGAAGAGCTATTTCAAAGAAAAGCCGGCAAAGCAGTTGAAGAAGAAATAGTTTCAATTGAAATCAAAAACAATTAACTGATATGGAGGTAAAGAATAGATGGATTTAGGTTTGAGTGGGAAGACGGTTATTGTTACTGGCGGAGCTTCGAATATTGGGCGAGGCATTTCCTTGGCATTTGCCAAGGAGGGAGTGAATCTGGCTATTGCTGATCTGGATATCGCCCAGGCGGAAAAAACGGCTGCCGATGCAGTGAAGCTGGGCGCGAAAAAGGCAATCGCAATCAAGACTGACGTGACCGATATGGACAATGTGCAGGCCATGGTGAAACAGGTTCTTGCGGATTGCGGTCGGGTAGATGTTCTGGTGAATAACGTAGGGTTCGATA
This genomic interval carries:
- a CDS encoding enoyl-CoA hydratase/isomerase family protein, which gives rise to MAIKKQESYQIADAKFFQKSEKPYCIYEVDREKGIATITFNKPEKLNAATPGDLLELRDRVIDAEEDTDVKVVVFKGSGKCFSTGIDLDWIKQAYNEKGKERRPSQRYRHARADKLYGLRGFYQVVMTCLKATVAQVHGQCYGTGFQLAAVCDITIASDDAEFTDPTYRYIGASPVDMVLLFHTIGLKRTKEMMLTGRPIGAKEAVEAGLINRAVPKAKLDEEVQKVVDMICRQPYDAIVTGKACFETAMDISGVAAGIYAGVEEQTWQTNIQFQPGDFNLLKSLKAKGTSGAIEEEKSYFKEKPAKQLKKK